GATACGAATCCGCCACAGCACGGCGTGTCGACGCGACGGGGCGGCAGGCTAGCGGAAGGTCCTCAGCCGCAGGCTGTTCAGCACCACGAAGACCGACGACATCGCCATCGCCGCACCCGCGATCATCGGGTTGAGCAGACCTAGCGCGGCCAATGGGATGGCGGCGGTGTTGTAGGCGAACGCCCAGAACAGGTTTGCCTTGATGGTGCCAAGTGTCTTGCGCGATAGCCGCAGAGCCGTCGGCACGGTGGTGAGGTCACCACGCACCAGGGTCAGGTCGCTGGCCTCGATGGCGGCATCGGTACCGGTACCCATGGCCATCCCGATATCGGCGGTGGCCAGTGCGGCGGAGTCATTGACACCGTCGCCGACCATGGCAACCTTCTTGCCCTCGGCCTGCAGACGCTTGACGACATCCGCCTTCTCCGTGGGTTTGACACCGGCGATGACATCGCCCGCGGCGATACCGACTTCCTCGGCGACGCGCGCGGCCACCTCGGCGTTGTCGCCGGTCAGCAGTACCGGGGTGATGCCCATGACCTTGAGCTCGTCGATGGCCTGCCGGCTCGACGGCTTCACCGTGTCGGCCACCTCGACCTCGCCGCGGCGCAGTCCGCCCCAGGCGACCGCGGCGGTGGTGTTCTTGCCGGGGATGGCCTCGATCGAAACCTCTTGGCCGTCCACGACGCCGGTGACGCCGATACCCGGCTCGTTGCGGAAGCCGGTGACCGGCGACAGCGTCAACCCGGCCGCCCGCGCCGATTCCACGATTGCCTTGGCAACCGGATGTTCCGAAGCCGCCTCTACGGAGGCAGCGATGCGCAGGATCTCGTCGGCGTCCGCGACGCCCGAGCCGATGCTGCGCCGCACGGCCACCACGCTCATCGCGCCGGTGGTCACGGTGCCGGTCTTGTCGAGGACCACGGTGTCGATGTCCTTGACGTTCTCCAGCACCTCGGGCCCCTTGATCAAGACACCCAGCTGCGCACCGCGCCCGGTGCCCACCAGGATCGCCGTGGGCGTTGCCAATCCCAGCGCACACGGGCACGCGATGATCAGCACGGCGACGGCCGCGGTGAACCCCGACGCGAGCGGGTAGCCCTGGGCCACCCAGGCGACAAACGTGAATGCCGCGATGACGAGCACAACGGGGACGAACACCGATGACACCCGGTCCGCGAGTCGCTGCACCTGGGCCTTGCCGGTCTGCGCGTCGGACACCAGCTGCGCCATTCGGGCCAGCTGCGTATCGGCACCCACCTTGTTCGCGCGCACCACGATCCGCCCATGGGTGTTGACGTAACCGCCCACCACCGGGTCTCCCGCGCCGACCTCGACAGGCACGGACTCACCCGTCATGGTGGAGGTGTCCAAGGCCGAGTGGCCGTCGACCACCACACCGTCGGTAGCGATCCGCTCCCCCGGCCGCACCACGAATTCGTCACCCACGACCAGCTGGTCCACGGGGATTCGCGCCTCATGCCCACCGCGCAACACCGCCACGTCCTTGGCGCCCAGGGACAGCAGCGCGCGCAGCGCCGAGCCCGCGGACCGCTTGGCGCGCGACTCCGCGAACCTCCCGGCCAACAGGAACACGGTGACGGCCGCGACCACCTCAAAGTAGACGTGGACGTCCCCATGGGTGTGCCCGGCGCTGGCAAACAGCACCCACAGCGACCACACGTATGCGGCGATGGTGCCCAGAGAGACGAGGGTGTCCATCGTCGAAGCCCCGTGGCGTGCGTTGACGAGAGCGGCACGATGGAACGGGTAGCCGCCCCA
The nucleotide sequence above comes from Mycobacteroides saopaulense. Encoded proteins:
- a CDS encoding heavy metal translocating P-type ATPase; translation: MEFTDTGMETTDLRLHGMTCASCASRVEKGLNRLEGVTARVNLALESARVEHDGSISDEDLVKAVESVGYQAQVIGGSQHRGQPARHEHDGSDPQDHMNHDVPDGQLKVRLIGSLLLAIPVVAISMVMPWHFTGWEIVVAALTTPILVWGGYPFHRAALVNARHGASTMDTLVSLGTIAAYVWSLWVLFASAGHTHGDVHVYFEVVAAVTVFLLAGRFAESRAKRSAGSALRALLSLGAKDVAVLRGGHEARIPVDQLVVGDEFVVRPGERIATDGVVVDGHSALDTSTMTGESVPVEVGAGDPVVGGYVNTHGRIVVRANKVGADTQLARMAQLVSDAQTGKAQVQRLADRVSSVFVPVVLVIAAFTFVAWVAQGYPLASGFTAAVAVLIIACPCALGLATPTAILVGTGRGAQLGVLIKGPEVLENVKDIDTVVLDKTGTVTTGAMSVVAVRRSIGSGVADADEILRIAASVEAASEHPVAKAIVESARAAGLTLSPVTGFRNEPGIGVTGVVDGQEVSIEAIPGKNTTAAVAWGGLRRGEVEVADTVKPSSRQAIDELKVMGITPVLLTGDNAEVAARVAEEVGIAAGDVIAGVKPTEKADVVKRLQAEGKKVAMVGDGVNDSAALATADIGMAMGTGTDAAIEASDLTLVRGDLTTVPTALRLSRKTLGTIKANLFWAFAYNTAAIPLAALGLLNPMIAGAAMAMSSVFVVLNSLRLRTFR